A DNA window from Hordeum vulgare subsp. vulgare chromosome 1H, MorexV3_pseudomolecules_assembly, whole genome shotgun sequence contains the following coding sequences:
- the LOC123396130 gene encoding LOW QUALITY PROTEIN: uncharacterized protein At1g66480-like (The sequence of the model RefSeq protein was modified relative to this genomic sequence to represent the inferred CDS: substituted 2 bases at 2 genomic stop codons) codes for MHEDPVQCYYFMASSNATPNTSFRVKPPAAASDVLRDHPGFQLLEEXXVRLLGARARTLAPDTPLRRGRLYFLVALPRRAWSANLRVGARERLESLMLARGSTSDISSFHGIASASAPASPLPGSVGGGTPVRLRMQLPKAQVEKLMGDSRDADEAAAKIMELCAPVGDDGFNARVTPERPPGILRSPRFAAMPELLC; via the exons ATGCATGAGGACCCGGTGCAGTGTTATTACTTCATGGCCAGCTCCAACGCAA CGCCCAACACGTCCTTCCGGGTCAAGCCGCCGGCGGCGGCATCCGACGTGTTGCGTGACCACCCGGGCTTCCAACTGCTGGAGGAGTAGTAGGTGAGGCTGCTGGGCGCGCGGGCGCGGACTCTGGCGCCCGACACGCCGTTGCGCCGGGGCCGGCTCTACTTCCTCGTCGCGCTCCCACGCCGGGCATGGTCGGCCAACCTCCGCGTCGGCGCGCGGGAGCGGCTCGAGTCTCTCATGCTCGCCCGCGGCTCCACTTCCGACATCTCCTCCTTCCACGGCATCGCCTCTGCGTCCGCCCCCGCCTCCCCGCTCCCCGGCAGCGTGGGCGGAGGCACGCCCGTGCGGCTCAGGATGCAGCTCCCCAAGGC acaggTGGAGAAGCTGATGGGAGACAGCCGGGACGCGGACGAGGCAGCGGCCAAGATCATGGAGCTGTGTGCGCCCGTGGGCGACGATGGCTTCAACGCCAGGGTGACGCCCGAGAGGCCGCCCGGTATCCTGCGCAGCCCGCGGTTCGCGGCCATGCCTGAGTTATTGTGTTGA
- the LOC123396138 gene encoding uncharacterized protein LOC123396138: MAWLSFLPISVLLLASLAAAVDPEEGGIRFSVRYPTKEQSRWLDRWAEKHQAQGSGEGFKIRPATDEESAFLNRMSGRRAGMEKTGSRAGYDGRIEFNNDHPYASSSNTCPRTSDFFPSTCIACLL, encoded by the coding sequence ATGGCCTGGCTGTCTTTCCTTCCCATCTCCGTCCTGCTGCTAGCTagcctcgccgccgccgtggaTCCAGAGGAAGGAGGCATCAGGTTCAGCGTGCGGTACCCAACCAAGGAGCAGTCGCGGTGGCTGGACCGCTGGGCGGAGAAGCACCAGGCTCAAGGGTCCGGCGAAGGCTTCAAGATCCGGCCGGCCACCGACGAGGAGTCGGCGTTTCTGAACCGCATGTCAGGCCGCCGTGCCGGTATGGAGAAAACCGGCAGCCGAGCCGGCTACGACGGCCGCATCGAGTTTAACAACGACCATCCGTATGCATCCTCCTCAAATACATGTCCACGTACTAGTGATTTTTTCCCCTCTACCTGCATTGCTTGCTTGCTGTAG
- the LOC123396149 gene encoding uncharacterized protein LOC123396149 codes for MARPYHLTLLPLFSFLLLTGHVAAGLSGGKKVGKIVTLTIQYPAGGSPPGEKTTISAHYVDENGGADRRFDLDCDDDEPLGFAMKYLITTLEGIRDARESRSEL; via the exons ATGGCTCGCCCCTACCACCTgaccctcctccccctcttctccTTCCTGCTCCTCACCGGCCATGTGGCTGCCGGTCTGTCCGGAGGGAAGAAAGTCGGCAAGATAGTGACCCTCACCATCCAGTACCCGGCGGGCGGCTCGCCGCCGGGGGAGAAGACCACGATCTCAGCGCACTACGTTGACGAGAACGGGGGCGCCGACCGCCGCTTCGACCTCGACTGTGACGACGACGAGCC CCTCGGTTTCGCCATGAAGTACCTTATCACGACCCTGGAGGGGATACGAGATGCGAGGGAGTCTCGGTCCGAG CTCTAG